CTAGCGGCTCCCTCAGGATGTAATAAGCAAACAACCAGCTTAATTGCGGTGGATGATCCGGATATACTGGACAAATTGCATGCTGTTATTCAGCCGCCTATTGGGGAAACAGCACCTGCTATGATATGTGTATTAACGAAAAGGATATTTGCATACAGAGATAAGTGTTATGCGACTCAAGATTATTCAGCAGCTATAGAAAATATGCTATTAGCGATTGTGGAATTAGGATATCAAAGCTGTTGGATAGAAGGACATATAACAGATGATGATAAAATCGGTCATCAAATGGCACAAATATTAAACGTACCGGATGAATATGAGTTGGTATGTT
The nucleotide sequence above comes from Variimorphobacter saccharofermentans. Encoded proteins:
- a CDS encoding nitroreductase family protein is translated as MGVIDIISERTSYRGRYASDRIPREHLQLIMEAGLAAPSGCNKQTTSLIAVDDPDILDKLHAVIQPPIGETAPAMICVLTKRIFAYRDKCYATQDYSAAIENMLLAIVELGYQSCWIEGHITDDDKIGHQMAQILNVPDEYELVCFLPIGIAVEDLKKVKKRPFEERAWYNSFGNRL